Proteins encoded in a region of the Cardiocondyla obscurior isolate alpha-2009 linkage group LG18, Cobs3.1, whole genome shotgun sequence genome:
- the LOC139109585 gene encoding kinesin-like protein KIF13A isoform X5, which yields MATDKIKVAVRVRPFNRRELELCTQCVVEMTGQQTILHHPTTMDKIDRNKPKTFAFDHCFYSLDPGLDNFASQDIVFDALGRDILDNAFQGYNACIFAYGQTGSGKSYTMMGSGDNKGIIPRLCDNLFDMIAKQQSSELTYKVEVSYMEIYNEKVHDLLDPKPNKQSLKVREHNVLGPYVDGLSQLAVTSFQDIDNLMAEGNKSRTVAATNMNSESSRSHAVFSVILTQTLTDLKSGVSGEKVSRMSLVDLAGSERAVKTGAVGDRLKEGSNINKSLTTLGLVISKLADQNSGSNKKKDNFVPYRDSVLTWLLKDNLGGNSKTVMVATISPAADNYEETLSTLRYADRAKRIVNHAVVNEDPNARIIRELRQEVETLKEMLLHATGSIVGQQRTDITEKLSESERLMKEMSQTWEEKLVKTERLQHERQQALEKMGISVQASGIQVEKSKYYLVNLNDDPSMNELLVYYLKERTLVGGRSAKREQDIQLHGLGILPEHCVITIEESGLYMTPLNGARCFVNGTQVVNKTLLQHGDRIVWGNHHFFRVNCPRTGTAINSEPQTPAQNIDYNFAREELMLNELSNDPIQRAIARLEKQHEEDKQVALEKQRLEYERQFQQLRNILSPSTPYSPYVPYDPLRGSQSGKLPACTPTTQMRVEKWAQERDEMFKRSLGQLKTDILKANALVQEANVLAEEMGKQTKFSVTLQIPPNNLSPNRKSVFFQRGAFVSEPAILVKKMNMGSQVWSMEKLENKLVDMRDMYEERKDPHNCQRLSTIKDEVPGKTQDPFYESQENHNLIGVANIFLEVLFHDVRLDYHTPIISQQGEVAGRLQVEISRISGQFPQDRICEAASESSADSTSSEPEDYSGGSSHITCRVTIKQATGLPLSLSHFVFCQYMFWNHPEPIAVPPMVNAEIPSSNCVTGQRDSLAFKFNDTRDFTVPITEEFMEHVAEGALSIEVWGHRSAGFSRSKPGWEVEQQQLAKARSLADRWSELTRKIELWVEIQELNEQGEYSPVEVTVKQDTCTGGIYQVRQGQQRRIQVRVKPVQNSGTLPIICQSILNIAVGSVSVRNRLQMPLDSYQDEDLSILRDKWSDALMRRRQYLDQQIQKLINKQDKTEQDMEREQSLVDQWVSLTEERNAVLVPAAGSGIPGAPADWTPPAGMEPHIPVLFLDLNADDLSTHQSGEEVSVTGLNSILPKEHGNKFYNLPIIRHLEKDVCAIAAWDSSIHDNVHLNRVTDANERVFLILKTTVRLSHPAPMDLVLRKRLALNIYKRQSITDRIFKRIVRNDCLAQTGVTYEVVSNIPKASEELEDRESLAQIAASGEDTSLCDGETYIEKYTRGVSAVESILTLDRLRQSVAIKELLQAQGQPLMRKTASVPNFSQIMRFDMSMDSLNVTRSESVTDLNMENGLPHPRRASTGHTRNEDNFISAPPKTFGIASPNMVSSKLGPRMTTLHEETLNVGNQASTPNDDNEEKSDADYSEYEAYQAPPKPIKPLTSSRTLDSLVELQSTKMNTPSMSSSGYGSQAVSTTNLTSDDSISIKSISVDETPDHEYRNLLDSKKPEKMDSSLVEETPEEYLSEVNALDNLNISQSTEEHTRKNVEEMVTYIDTDIDSPNSSTKSESEGNILHIDSQRKSIHEQILRDRKNEMEISQTSNSGDDSPMEGTSVIHTKLPPGKVVRRRKTSNGTGRPTSSQHRASFPMVRPQLSESKAAVHLEQTLQPNMQYENGDNSSSERIDGDDDKSSAFGSKHDLTRVEAPLPDWIVVGESVLVRPYSYSGVIAYVGPTEFASGTWIGVELDAPTGKNDGAVNGHRYFTCRSKCGIFVKMDKLIQDRRGRALRSYTKQEPTPTPSTSMRRSVSKGEGLHSLHRSRSRGEGLSTTGTRSFPRGK from the exons GAACAAGCCGAAGACCTTCGCTTTTGATCACTGCTTCTATTCCTTGGATCCCGGACTGGACAATTTTGCGAGTCAAGATATCGTTTTCGACGCCTTGGGTCGTGACATTTTGGACAATGCGTTTCAGGGTTACAATGCTTGCATATTCGCCTACGGACAAACCG GGTCTGGAAAATCTTACACGATGATGGGCAGCGGCGACAACAAGGGGATAATTCCACGGTTATGCGACAATCTCTTTGACATGATAGCGAAGCAGCAAAGTTCCGAGCTCACGTACAAGGTCGAGGTATCTTATATGGAGATCTACAATGAAAAAGTGCACGATCTTCTTGATCCGAAACCAAATAAGCAATCACTCAAAGTTCGAGAGCACAACGTCTTAGGGCCCTACGTGGACGGACTGAGCCAATTGGCGGTCACTTCTTTCCAG GATATTGACAACCTCATGGCGGAGGGCAATAAATCGCGAACGGTCGCTGCGACAAATATGAATTCCGAAAGCTCCCGTTCGCATGCAGTATTCTCAGTCATTCTCACGCAAACTCTGACGGATTTGAAGAGCGGAGTCAGCGGGGAGAAGGTCTCGCGGATGAGTTTGGTAGATTTAGCTGGGAGCGAAAGGGCTGTGAAAACTGGAGCAGTAGGTGATAGGCTTAAAGAAGGGAGCAATATTAACAA GTCTTTAACGACGTTGGGTCTAGTCATTTCAAAGTTGGCGGATCAAAATTCCGGCAgcaataaaaagaaggatAATTTTGTGCCCTACAGAGATTCTGTTCTTACATGGCTCTTAAAG GATAATCTTGGTGGCAATAGCAAAACTGTTATGGTAGCCACAATATCTCCGGCTGCCGATAATTATGAGGAAACGCTATCGACTCTCCGATATGCTGACAGAGCAAAGAGGATAGTCAATCATGCTGTGGTTAACGAGGATCCGAATGCAAGAATTATTCGCGAACTCAGACAAGAAGTTGAAACATTGAAGGAGATGTTGTTGCACGCCAcc GGATCGATTGTCGGCCAACAACGCACAGATATTACGGAAAAGCTATCAGAATCGGAACGATTGATGAAGGAAATGTCACAGACGTGGGAAGAAAAGCTAGTGAAAACCGAAAGACTACAACACGAAAGACAGCAGGCTTTGGAAAAAATGGGAATAAGCGTGCAAGCGTCTGGTATTCAAGTAGAGAAGAGCAAATACTACCTAGTTAATTTAAACGACGATCCAAGTATGAATGAATTGTTGGTTTATTACCTTAAG GAGAGGACTCTCGTAGGTGGTCGTTCAGCTAAGAGGGAACAAGACATTCAATTACACGGTTTGGGTATTCTGCCAGAACATTGCGTTATTACGATAGAAGAATCAGGCTTGTACATGACACCGTTAAATGGTGCTCGATGTTTTGTGAACGGCACGCAAGTTGTAAATAAAACCCTTCTACAACATGGTGATAGGATCGTTTGGGGAAATCATCATTTCTTCAGAGTTAACTGCCCAAGAACTGGTACAG CAATCAACAGCGAACCGCAAACTCCCGCACAAAACATAGACTACAATTTCGCCAGAGAAGAGCTCATGCTCAATGAACTTTCAAATGATCCGATTCAGAGAGCTATAGCAAGATTGGAAAAACAACATGAAGAAGATAAGCag gttGCACTCGAAAAACAGAGACTGGAATATGAACGACAGTTTCAGCAATTACGCAATATACTATCTCCCTCTACGCCATATTCGCCTTACGTACCTTACGATCCTCTAAGAGGTAGTCAAAGTGGGAAACTTCCGGCTTGTACACCAACGACTCAAATGCGAGTTGAAAAATGGGCTCAAGAACGAGATGAGATGTTCAAGCGTAGTTTGGGTCAATTGAAAACGGATATCCTGAAGGCTAACGCATTGGTACAAGAGGCTAATGTTCTAGCTGAAGAGATGGGCAAACAGACGAAATTTAGCGTCACACTACAAATTCCTCCGAATAATCTAAGTCCGAATAGAAAG AGTGTATTTTTTCAGCGGGGCGCATTTGTCAGTGAGCCTGCAATTTTagtaaagaagatgaatatgGGAAGTCAAGTTTGGTCTATGGAaaagttagaaaataaattagttgACATGCGAGATATGTACGAGGAAAGAAAGGATCCTCACAATTGTCAACGATTATCTACGATTaag gacgAAGTACCTGGAAAAACACAAGATCCGTTTTACGAATCCCAGGAAAATCACAATCTTATCGGAgttgcaaatattttcttagAAGTGTTATTCCACGATGTGCGGTTAGATTATCACACTCCGATTATTAGTCAGCAAGGAGAAGTCGCTGGTCGGTTACAAGTCGAAATAAGTCGTATATCCGGTCAATTTCCTCAAGATCGGATTTGTGAAGCTGCTTCGGAATCTTCCGCGGATTCAACATCTTCCGAACCAGAAGACTATTCCGGAGGATCTAGCCACATTACTTGTCGTGTAACGATAAAACAAGCTACCGGATTACCACTCTCGTTAAGTCATTTTGTGTTTTGTCAATACATGTTTTGGAATCATCCAGAACCAATAGCGGTTCCGCCTATGGTAAATGCGGAGATACCCAGTTCGAATTGCGTCACTGGACAAAGAGATTCTTTGGCGTTCAAGTTTAATGATACAAGAGATTTTACTGTACCTATCACGGAGGAGTTTATGGAACATGTTGCTG aagggGCATTGAGTATAGAAGTATGGGGCCATCGCAGCGCAGGTTTTTCACGCAGTAAACCTGGATGGGAAGTGGAACAGCAACAACTCGCGAAAGCTAGATCACTCGCTGATCGATGGTCTGAATTAAcgcgaaaaattgaattatggGTGGAGATACAAGAACTCAATGAACAAGGAGAATATTCACCTGTTGAAGTTACAGTGAAGCAAGATACATGCACAG gTGGTATTTATCAAGTTCGACAAGGCCAACAACGTCGAATACAAGTTCGAGTGAAACCAGTACAAAATTCCGGAACTTTACCAATCATCTGCCAATCGATATTAAACATAGCCGTTGGGAGTGTATCAGTACGAAATCGATTGCAAATGCCGTTAGATAGTTATCAAGATGAGGATCTGAGTATATTGAGAGATAAGTGGAGTGACGCTCTAATGAGGAGACGACAATATCTTGATCAACAAATTCAGAAACTCATCAATAAACAAG ataaaacGGAACAGGATATGGAGCGAGAACAAAGTCTCGTAGATCAGTGGGTCAGTTTGACGGAGGAACGGAACGCCGTTTTAGTTCCCGCAGCAGGTTCAGGTATTCCCGGTGCTCCTGCCGACTGGACTCCTCCTGCAGGGATGGAGCCACATATTCCCGTATTATTTCTTGATCTCAATG cCGATGATCTCTCAACGCATCAGTCGGGAGAAGAAGTGTCGGTAACAGGATTAAACTCGATTCTACCTAAGGAACACGGAAACAAATTCTATAACCTGCCTATTATTCGGCATTTAGAGAAAGACGTATGTGCCATTGCTGCTTGGGATTCTAGTATACATGACAACGTACATCTCAATAGAGTGACCGAtg CGAACGAAAGAGTCTTTCTAATTTTGAAAACTACCGTTCGCTTGTCGCATCCTGCACCAATGGACCTTGTGTTACGTAAAAGATTAGCTTTAAACATCTACAAGAGGCAAAGCATTACAGATAGAATTTTTAAGAGAATTGTTCGAAATGATTGCTTGGCGCAAACCGGCGTCACTTACGAGGTAGTTTCGAACATACCGAAAGCGAGCGAAGAGTTGGAAGATCGCGAGAGTTTGGCGCAGATTGCTGCTAGCGGGGAAGATACTAGCTTATGTGACGGAGAAACTTATAtag AAAAATACACTCGCGGTGTATCCGCCGTCGAAAGTATATTAACATTGGACCGATTAAGACAAAGCGTTGCTATAAAAGAATTGCTACAAGCGCAGGGACAACCATTAATGCGAAAGACTGCAAGTGTTCCGAACTTCTCTcag ATTATGAGATTCGATATGTCAATGGATTCGTTGAATGTTACTCGTTCGGAGAGTGTGACAGATCTTAATATGGAAAACGGTCTTCCGCATCCGCGACGTGCGTCCACAGGTCATACAAGAAATGAGGATAACTTTATATCTGCACCGCCAAAGACATTTGGAATCg CATCTCCAAATATGGTCAGCAGTAAATTGGGTCCTCGTATGACCACATTACACGAGGAAACCTTAAACGTGGGAAATCAAGCATCTACTCCTAACGATGACAACGAGGAGAAAAGCGACGCCGATTATTCTGAATATGAGGCATATCAG GCTCCGCCAAAACCGATCAAGCCGCTAACTTCGTCACGCACGTTGGATTCTCTGGTCGAACTACAATCGACGAAAATGAATACTCCAAGTATGAGCAGTAGCGGGTACGGTTCTCAAGCTGTCTCTACAACAAACCTGACTTCGGACGATTCTATTTCTATCAAGTCTATCAGCGTGGACGAGACTCCAGATCACGAATATCGTAATCTTCTCGATAGCAAGAAACCCGAGAAAATGGACAGCTCGCTCGTGGAAGAAACGCCGGAGGAGTACTTGAGCGAAGTAAACGCGTTggataatttaaacatttcaCAAAGCACGGAAG AACATACTAGAAAAAATGTGGAAGAAATGGTAACGTATATAGATACTGACATCGATAGTCCGAACTCATCTACAAAGAGTGAAAGCGAGGGTAACATACTACACATCGATTCTCAAAGAAAAAGTATACACGAGCAGATTCTGCGTGACAGAAAAAATGAAATGGAAATCAGTCAGACGTCCAATTCGGGAGACGATAGTCCCATGGAAGGGACTTCGGTCATACATACCAAACTGCCACCTGGCAAg gtCGTGCGAAGAAGGAAAACTTCAAACGGTACAGGAAGGCCTACCAGTTCGCAGCATAGAGCTTCGTTTCCTATGGTCCGTCCACAACTTTCTGAGAGTAAGGCTGCAGTACATTTGGAGCAAACGTTACAACCTAATATGCAATATGAAAATGGCGACAACAGCTCTTCGGAAAGAATCGACG ggGATGACGATAAAAGTTCAGCATTTGGTTCAAAGCATGATTTAACTCGAGTTGAAGCTCCTCTACCAGATTGGATCGTTGTTGGTGAATCAGTTTTGGTTCGTCCTTATAGCTATTCCGGAGTTATAGCATACGTTGGTCCCACAGAATTTGCATCGGGAACCTGGATAGGAGTTGAACTTGATGCTCCGACTG GCAAAAACGATGGTGCTGTCAATGGCCATAGGTATTTCACATGTCGATCCAAATGTGGTATATTCGTTAAAATGGATAAACTAATTCAAGACAGACGAGGAAGAGCACTTAGAAGCTATACCAAGCAAGAACCTACACCAACACCATCCACATCAATGCGCAGGAGCGTTAGTAAAG GCGAAGGATTACATTCCTTGCACCGAAGTCGCAGTCGAGGGGAAGGCCTCTCTACTACAGGTACACGTTCTTTTCCACGCGGCAAGTAA